The proteins below are encoded in one region of Phaseolus vulgaris cultivar G19833 chromosome 1, P. vulgaris v2.0, whole genome shotgun sequence:
- the LOC137813762 gene encoding metacaspase-9, protein MEGQKKRLAVLVGCNYPNTGNELHGCINDVLAMKETLVKRFGFDDNDIEVLTDAPNSCKLPTGANIKQALAKLVDGSEAGDVLYFHYSGHGTRIPSKKHGHHFHHEEAIVPCDFNLITDLDFRQLVNRLAKGASLTILSDSCHSGGLIDKEKEQVGPSSSLQKGPISKTTNTLTHKTIPYDSILHHLSSQTKATTTDIGTHMLELFGSDASLRFQTVSHALLEALGPDEGILLSGCQADETSADMNPGAGGGKAYGAFSNAVEMVLREKEGGLSNREVVVRARKVLQGQGFEQHPCLYCSDENADATFLCQPQKTEQ, encoded by the exons ATGGAGGGGCAGAAGAAGAGGTTGGCTGTTTTGGTGGGGTGCAATTACCCCAACACTGGCAATGAGCTGCATGGTTGCATAAACGATGTGTTGGCCATGAAGGAGACTTTGGTGAAGCGATTTGGGTTTGATGACAATGACATTGAGGTGCTCACTGATGCACCAAACTCTTGTAAACTGCCCACTGGTGCTAACATCAAGCAGGCACTGGCTAAGTTGGTTGATGGATCTGAAGCAGGAGATGTGCTATATTTTCACTACAGTGGACATGGAACTAGAATCCCTTCCAAGAAACATGGCCACCACTTCCACCATGAGGAGGCTATTGTGCCTTGTGACTTCAATCTCATCACTG ATTTGGACTTCCGGCAACTAGTAAACAGGTTAGCAAAGGGTGCAAGCCTGACAATCCTCTCAGACTCGTGCCACAGTGGAGGCCTCATCGACAAAGAGAAAGAGCAAGTAGGTCCATCTTCATCGCTTCAAAAAGGTCCCATATCGAAAACCACTAACACCCTTACCCACAAGACTATCCCTTATGACTCCATACTACACCACCTCTCTTCCCAAACCAAAGCCACCACCACAGACATTGGAACCCACATGCTGGAACTCTTCGGATCCGACGCCAGTTTGAGGTTTCAAACTGTGTCGCATGCTCTGTTGGAGGCGCTGGGACCCGACGAGGGGATCCTGCTGAGCGGGTGCCAGGCGGACGAGACCTCGGCGGACATGAACCCTGGCGCCGGCGGCGGGAAGGCTTATGGGGCGTTCAGCAACGCGGTGGAGATGGTGCTGAGGGAGAAGGAGGGTGGGTTGAGCAACAGAGAGGTGGTGGTGAGGGCCAGGAAGGTGCTGCAAGGTCAGGGGTTTGAACAGCATCCTTGCCTCTACTGCAGTGATGAGAATGCTGATGCTACCTTCTTGTGCCAACCTCAGAAAACAGAACAATGA
- the LOC137815659 gene encoding lysine-rich arabinogalactan protein 18-like yields the protein MVLNAEKRVRLIDVLSTRDDVTTKEGTSAHPAPSASPTTPFAPSVQTTPTPASPQAVSAPASPQATPAPTSPVPIAVVPLATIRASPPPGPLEKNKGVGLITSDDDENTVEGPAFKRRKTTMVATSHSSSARRPALIRDNPPSVSSPPNFLAIEEGAESVHEPAPELPLVLQQILRGYKQETMGNSVDEALQEGMALSLGGFFARVNFSFH from the coding sequence ATGGTGCTGAACGCAGAGAAGCGGGTTAGGCTTATTGATGTCTTGTCCACTCGTGATGATGTAACTACCAAGGAAGGTACCTCTGCACATCCTGCCCCGTCGGCCTCCCCTACTACTCCTTTTGCACCCTCTGTTCAGACCACTCCTACCCCTGCTTCGCCACAAGCGGTTTCTGCTCCCGCTTCACCACAAGCTACACCTGCCCCCACTTCTCCAGTTCCCATTGCGGTTGTTCCTCTGGCCACAATCAGGGCTTCTCCACCTCCAGGCCCCCTAGAGAAAAACAAAGGGGTGGGGCTCATCACTTCTGACGACGATGAGAACACCGTGGAGGGCCCtgccttcaagaggaggaaaacCACAATGGTAGCCACCTCCCACTCTTCTTCTGCCAGGCGCCCTGCCTTAatcagggacaaccctccaagcgtcTCCTCACCTCCAAACTTTCTTGCAATCGAGGAAGGGGCCGAGAGTGTTCATGAGCCTGCTCCTGAGCTTCCCCTGGTCCTCCAGCAGATCCTGAGAGGCTACAAACAAGAGACCATGGGAAACTCTGTTGATGAGGCACTGCAAGAGGGCATGGCCCTCAGCCTTGGGGGATTCTTTGCTCGTGTCAACTTTTCTTTCCACTAG